Proteins from one Aureimonas sp. SA4125 genomic window:
- a CDS encoding ABC transporter ATP-binding protein: MILSTTRPSQAVTSKITSDAVLRVENLTVSVGGSAEPKAVVSDLSFTLARGETLCIAGESGSGKSMTALAIMGLLPKPAARIAGGAIRLGDTDLATLDERGLRNIRGDRVAMIFQEPMTSLNPVLTIGRQLTEAIRAHRDVSAAQAREKAIAALEAVRIPDAAARLSQHPHELSGGMRQRVMIAMALALEPDVLIADEPTTALDVTVQAQVLGLLKELQQTFGTAIILITHDMGVVAEMADRVVVMRQGQVVEEGAVKSLFAAPTHPYTQALLAAVPRMGAGAGRQATLGTANSAAPATALSPVAMLNDLTVRFDLTGGLFGRVQRQVHAVAGVSLAIGANETYSLVGESGCGKSTTAKALAGLVPYEGDIVVGGRNMGGLDAKGRKAMRRDVQMIFQDPFASLDPRMTVGDLVAEPLVIHGIGDKAERRERTAELFRRVGLSPDQTSRYPHEFSGGQRQRICIARALALRPKLIIADESVSALDVSVQARVLDLLRELQAEFGIAYLFISHDMAVVENISTHVAVMYLGQIVERGTRDQVFGDPRHAYTRRLIAAVPQPDPTRRQLAGLARMDGEIPSPVRRVGDPPVRLVLEDVGGGHMVAA, from the coding sequence ATGATCCTCAGCACCACGCGTCCAAGTCAGGCTGTAACTTCCAAGATCACATCCGATGCGGTCCTCCGCGTCGAGAACCTCACCGTTTCCGTCGGCGGCAGCGCTGAGCCGAAGGCGGTGGTCAGCGACCTCTCCTTCACCCTCGCACGTGGCGAGACGCTGTGCATTGCCGGCGAATCCGGCTCGGGCAAGTCGATGACGGCGCTGGCCATCATGGGACTTCTGCCAAAACCCGCCGCGCGCATCGCCGGCGGCGCGATCCGGCTCGGCGACACCGATCTCGCCACCCTCGACGAACGCGGCCTGCGAAACATCCGCGGCGACCGGGTGGCAATGATCTTTCAGGAGCCGATGACCTCGCTGAACCCGGTGCTGACCATCGGCCGGCAGCTGACCGAGGCGATCCGCGCGCACCGCGACGTTTCCGCCGCGCAGGCGCGCGAAAAGGCGATCGCGGCGCTCGAGGCGGTGCGCATTCCCGATGCCGCGGCGCGCCTGTCGCAGCATCCGCACGAACTCTCCGGCGGCATGCGCCAACGCGTCATGATCGCGATGGCCCTGGCGCTCGAGCCCGACGTCCTCATCGCCGACGAGCCGACGACGGCACTCGACGTGACGGTACAGGCGCAGGTGCTCGGGCTCCTCAAGGAGTTGCAGCAGACATTCGGCACCGCCATCATCCTCATCACCCATGACATGGGCGTCGTTGCCGAGATGGCCGACCGCGTCGTCGTGATGCGCCAGGGACAGGTGGTGGAGGAGGGGGCGGTCAAATCGCTGTTTGCCGCGCCCACACATCCCTATACGCAGGCGCTTCTCGCGGCCGTGCCGCGCATGGGCGCAGGCGCCGGGCGTCAGGCGACGCTTGGGACGGCCAATTCGGCTGCGCCTGCCACGGCGCTTTCGCCTGTGGCGATGCTGAACGACCTCACCGTGCGCTTCGACCTCACCGGCGGCCTGTTCGGCCGGGTGCAGCGGCAGGTGCACGCGGTGGCCGGCGTCAGCCTCGCGATCGGCGCCAACGAGACCTATTCCCTCGTCGGAGAATCGGGCTGCGGCAAGTCGACGACGGCGAAGGCGCTGGCGGGGCTCGTGCCCTACGAGGGCGACATCGTCGTCGGCGGCCGCAACATGGGCGGGCTCGACGCCAAGGGGCGCAAGGCGATGCGCCGTGACGTCCAGATGATCTTCCAGGATCCCTTCGCCTCGCTCGATCCGCGCATGACCGTCGGCGATCTCGTCGCCGAGCCGCTGGTCATCCACGGCATCGGCGACAAGGCCGAGCGGCGCGAGCGCACCGCCGAGCTCTTTCGCCGCGTCGGCCTCTCGCCCGACCAGACCAGCCGCTATCCGCACGAGTTCTCCGGCGGCCAGCGCCAGCGCATCTGCATCGCCCGCGCCTTGGCGCTGCGACCAAAGCTCATCATCGCCGACGAGAGCGTTTCCGCGCTCGACGTCTCGGTGCAGGCCCGGGTGCTCGACCTCCTGCGCGAGCTGCAGGCCGAGTTCGGGATCGCCTATCTCTTCATCTCGCACGACATGGCCGTGGTCGAGAATATCTCGACCCATGTCGCGGTGATGTATCTTGGCCAGATCGTCGAGCGCGGCACCCGCGACCAGGTCTTTGGCGACCCGCGCCATGCCTATACCCGCCGGCTCATCGCGGCGGTGCCGCAGCCCGATCCGACGCGCCGACAACTGGCGGGCTTGGCGCGCATGGACGGCGAGATCCCGAGCCCGGTGCGCCGCGTCGGCGATCCGCCGGTTCGCCTCGTGCTCGAGGATGTCGGTGGCGGGCACATGGTGGCGGCCTGA
- a CDS encoding acetamidase/formamidase family protein — protein sequence MCSNCNYTIHGRQHHFGWDNAFEPAARVAPGSTIEFECHDASAGQLTPASTAADVATLDFGRINPVSGPIFVEGAEPGDALKVTIEAFKPSGFGWTANIPGFGLLADDFKEPALTLWHYDTATMEPAAFGAHGHVPLKPFAGTIGNAPAEPGLHSVVPPRRVGGNLDIRDLSAGTVLYLPVEVAGALFSVGDTHAAQGDGEVCGTAIESRMNTVLTLDLVKGANLKMPRFTTAGPVTRHLDAKGYEVTTGIGTDLMEGAKRAVADMVELLAARYNMNPVDAYMLVSACGDLRISEIVDMPNWVVSFYFPRCVFE from the coding sequence ATGTGCAGTAACTGCAACTACACGATCCACGGCCGGCAGCATCATTTCGGCTGGGACAACGCATTCGAGCCGGCGGCGCGCGTCGCCCCCGGCTCGACCATCGAGTTCGAATGCCACGATGCCTCGGCCGGGCAGCTGACCCCGGCCTCCACCGCCGCCGATGTCGCGACGCTCGACTTCGGCCGGATCAACCCGGTCTCCGGGCCGATCTTCGTCGAGGGGGCCGAGCCCGGCGACGCGCTGAAGGTGACGATCGAGGCCTTCAAGCCGTCGGGCTTCGGCTGGACGGCGAACATTCCAGGCTTCGGGCTTCTCGCCGACGACTTCAAGGAGCCGGCGCTGACGCTCTGGCACTACGATACCGCGACGATGGAGCCGGCGGCCTTCGGCGCGCACGGGCATGTGCCGCTGAAGCCCTTCGCCGGCACGATCGGCAACGCGCCGGCCGAGCCGGGCCTGCATTCCGTCGTGCCGCCGCGCCGCGTCGGCGGCAATCTCGACATCCGCGATCTCTCCGCCGGCACAGTGCTGTACCTGCCGGTGGAGGTCGCGGGCGCGCTGTTCTCGGTCGGCGACACGCATGCCGCCCAGGGCGACGGCGAGGTCTGCGGCACGGCGATCGAAAGCCGGATGAACACGGTCCTGACGCTCGACCTCGTGAAGGGCGCGAACCTCAAAATGCCGCGCTTCACCACGGCCGGGCCGGTGACGCGCCACCTCGACGCCAAGGGCTACGAGGTGACGACGGGGATCGGCACCGACCTGATGGAGGGGGCAAAGCGCGCCGTCGCCGACATGGTCGAGCTGCTCGCCGCCCGCTACAACATGAACCCGGTCGACGCCTACATGCTCGTCTCGGCCTGCGGCGACCTCAGGATTTCCGAGATCGTCGACATGCCGAACTGGGTCGTCTCGTTCTACTTCCCGCGCTGCGTCTTCGAATGA
- a CDS encoding ABC transporter substrate-binding protein has translation MKTFLSLGVAASALMIGFAPLPAAAQGTAGGEIIVAYKDDVATLDPAIGYDWQNWSMIKSLFDGLMDYEPGTTTLRPGLAESYEISPDGKTFTFVLREGVKFHNGRVMTAEDVKYSLDRVTNPKTQSPGAGFFGAIAGFDAMADGTAESLSGVTTPDAKTVKIELSRPDATFLHVMGLNFASVVPKEAVDAAGADFGRQPVGTGAFSLAEWTLGQRVVFKKNPDYWRANVPSLDGITFEIGQEPIVAMLRLQNGEIDIPGDGIPPAKFTEVMGNPETAERVVEGGQLHTGYITMNTRMKPFDDVKVRQAVNMAINKDRIVQIINGRAVPANQPLPPSMPGYVKDFAGYKYDVAAAKALLAEAGHEGGFETELFVANTDPQPRIAQAIQQDLAAIGIKASIQSLAQANVIAAGGAPEGAAMIWSGGMGWIADFPDPSNFYGPILGCAGAVEGGWNWSWYCNEALDKKAVEADSIADPARAEERFKLWGEIYTAIMADAPWVPVFNEQRYTIKSARMTGADALFVDPVNIPVNYDYVSVSDVQ, from the coding sequence ATGAAGACCTTTCTTTCGCTTGGTGTCGCCGCTTCTGCGCTGATGATCGGCTTCGCGCCGCTGCCGGCGGCCGCACAAGGCACGGCCGGCGGCGAGATCATCGTCGCCTACAAGGACGATGTCGCCACCCTCGACCCGGCCATCGGCTACGACTGGCAGAACTGGTCGATGATCAAGAGCCTGTTCGACGGGCTGATGGACTATGAGCCGGGCACGACGACGCTCCGGCCGGGCCTTGCCGAAAGCTACGAGATCTCGCCCGACGGCAAGACCTTCACCTTCGTCCTGCGCGAGGGCGTCAAGTTCCACAACGGCCGCGTGATGACCGCCGAGGACGTAAAATACTCGCTCGACCGCGTCACCAATCCGAAGACGCAGAGCCCCGGCGCCGGCTTCTTCGGCGCCATCGCCGGCTTCGACGCCATGGCCGACGGGACCGCCGAGAGCCTGTCGGGCGTGACGACGCCGGATGCCAAGACCGTGAAGATCGAGCTGTCGCGTCCCGACGCGACCTTCCTGCACGTGATGGGCCTCAACTTCGCCTCCGTCGTGCCGAAGGAGGCGGTGGACGCTGCCGGCGCCGATTTCGGTCGTCAGCCGGTCGGCACCGGTGCCTTCAGCCTCGCCGAGTGGACGCTCGGCCAGCGCGTCGTGTTCAAGAAGAACCCCGACTACTGGCGCGCCAACGTGCCGAGCCTCGACGGCATCACCTTCGAGATCGGCCAGGAGCCGATCGTCGCCATGCTGCGCCTGCAGAATGGCGAGATCGACATTCCCGGCGACGGCATTCCGCCGGCGAAGTTCACCGAGGTCATGGGCAATCCGGAAACGGCCGAACGCGTCGTCGAGGGTGGCCAGCTGCATACCGGCTACATCACCATGAACACCCGGATGAAGCCCTTCGACGACGTGAAGGTTCGCCAGGCCGTCAACATGGCGATCAACAAGGACCGCATCGTTCAGATCATCAACGGCCGCGCGGTGCCCGCCAACCAGCCGCTGCCGCCCTCGATGCCCGGCTATGTCAAGGATTTCGCCGGCTACAAATACGATGTCGCGGCCGCCAAGGCGCTGCTCGCCGAGGCTGGTCATGAGGGCGGCTTCGAGACCGAGCTCTTCGTCGCCAACACCGACCCGCAGCCGCGCATCGCCCAGGCGATCCAGCAGGATCTCGCCGCCATCGGCATCAAGGCCTCGATCCAGTCGCTGGCGCAGGCGAACGTCATCGCCGCCGGCGGCGCGCCGGAGGGCGCGGCGATGATCTGGTCGGGCGGCATGGGCTGGATCGCCGACTTCCCCGATCCGTCCAATTTCTATGGTCCGATCCTTGGCTGTGCCGGCGCCGTCGAGGGTGGCTGGAACTGGTCCTGGTACTGCAACGAGGCGCTCGACAAGAAGGCGGTGGAAGCCGATTCCATCGCCGATCCGGCGCGGGCCGAAGAGCGCTTCAAGCTCTGGGGCGAGATCTACACCGCCATCATGGCCGATGCGCCCTGGGTGCCGGTGTTCAACGAGCAGCGCTACACCATCAAGTCGGCGCGCATGACGGGCGCGGACGCGCTGTTCGTCGATCCCGTCAACATCCCGGTCAACTACGACTACGTGTCGGTGTCCGATGTGCAGTAA
- a CDS encoding ABC transporter permease, whose translation MAVYLLRRLFQAVLILVGVSFVTFALLYLLPADPVRQIAGRTASPQMVENIRAQLGLDQPFLVQYWRYFLGLLQGDLGRSYLQRSEVAELIGARLPASLLLMAAAIGTELVIGVSMGLIAAVRRGSGTDQALMVASFVGVSAPQFVVGLLLLYIFAYQLGWFPIGGYGTPSHLVLPALTLGIIGAGWYSRMMRSSMIDVLRQDYIRTARAKGLGRGTILIRHALPNAILPVIAMIGIDIGLFMSGIVVVEGVFGWPGIGQLAWQAIQRVDLPIIMGVTLVSAVAIVLGNLLADLLAPFVDPRIKMR comes from the coding sequence ATGGCCGTCTATCTTCTGCGCCGGCTGTTCCAGGCCGTCCTCATCCTCGTCGGCGTCTCCTTCGTCACCTTCGCGCTTCTGTATCTTCTGCCGGCAGATCCCGTGCGGCAGATCGCCGGCCGCACCGCCTCGCCGCAGATGGTCGAAAACATCCGCGCCCAGCTCGGCCTCGACCAGCCCTTCCTCGTCCAGTATTGGCGGTATTTCCTGGGCCTCTTGCAGGGCGATCTCGGGCGCTCCTACCTGCAGCGTTCCGAGGTTGCCGAACTGATCGGCGCGCGGCTGCCGGCGAGCCTTCTCCTGATGGCCGCGGCGATCGGCACCGAACTCGTCATCGGCGTCTCCATGGGGCTGATCGCGGCGGTGCGGCGCGGCAGCGGCACCGACCAGGCGCTGATGGTCGCCTCCTTCGTCGGCGTCTCGGCGCCGCAATTCGTCGTCGGCCTGCTCCTCCTCTATATCTTCGCTTACCAGCTCGGCTGGTTCCCGATCGGCGGCTACGGCACCCCTAGCCATCTCGTTTTGCCGGCGTTGACGCTCGGCATCATCGGTGCCGGCTGGTATTCCCGGATGATGCGCTCGTCGATGATCGACGTGCTGCGCCAGGACTATATCCGCACCGCCAGGGCAAAGGGCCTCGGTCGCGGCACCATCCTGATCCGGCATGCCCTCCCCAACGCCATCCTGCCGGTGATCGCGATGATCGGCATCGACATCGGCCTGTTCATGAGCGGGATCGTCGTCGTCGAGGGCGTGTTCGGCTGGCCCGGCATCGGCCAGCTCGCCTGGCAGGCGATCCAGCGCGTCGACCTGCCGATCATCATGGGCGTCACGCTCGTCTCCGCCGTCGCCATCGTCCTCGGCAATCTCCTGGCCGACCTCCTCGCCCCTTTCGTCGATCCGCGCATCAAAATGCGCTGA
- a CDS encoding ABC transporter permease: MSTSAAPIAISAGPVAAGVWARLLRRKLAVFGLAVIGLIVLAAIAAPWIAPFDPNEQFFDGLTIEGAPLGPTATYWLGTDLLGRDLLTRLLYGARNSLIIGIVANGAALLIGTAVGVVAGYVQGWIGGLMMRFTDLMMAFPALLLAICLAAVLSPSLWIVALVIALVNWVQVARVVYGETRALAEREYIAAERSLGAGPIRILFRHILPHLTSTVIVYGTLGISTTVLLEATLSYLGVGVQPPDASWGNIIFENQTYFQAAPWLVFFPGAIILVVALAFNLVGDALRDVLDPTERGRD, translated from the coding sequence GTGAGCACCTCCGCCGCCCCCATCGCCATTTCCGCCGGTCCCGTCGCCGCGGGAGTCTGGGCGCGGCTCCTCCGGCGCAAGCTCGCGGTCTTCGGCCTCGCCGTCATCGGGCTCATCGTCCTTGCCGCGATCGCCGCGCCGTGGATCGCGCCCTTCGACCCGAACGAGCAGTTCTTCGACGGACTCACTATCGAGGGCGCGCCGCTCGGGCCGACCGCTACCTACTGGCTCGGCACCGATCTTCTCGGGCGCGATCTCCTGACGCGGCTCCTCTACGGCGCGCGCAACTCGCTGATCATCGGCATCGTCGCCAATGGCGCGGCGCTCCTCATCGGCACGGCGGTCGGCGTCGTCGCCGGTTACGTCCAGGGCTGGATCGGCGGGCTGATGATGCGTTTCACCGACCTGATGATGGCCTTCCCCGCGCTGCTCCTGGCCATCTGCCTGGCCGCGGTTCTCAGCCCGAGCCTCTGGATCGTCGCGCTCGTCATCGCGCTGGTCAACTGGGTGCAGGTGGCCCGCGTCGTCTACGGCGAGACGCGGGCCCTGGCGGAGCGCGAATACATCGCCGCCGAGCGCAGCCTCGGTGCCGGGCCGATCCGCATCCTCTTCCGCCACATCCTGCCGCACCTGACATCGACGGTCATCGTCTATGGCACGCTCGGCATCTCGACGACGGTGCTGCTCGAGGCGACGCTGTCCTATCTCGGCGTCGGCGTGCAGCCGCCGGACGCCTCCTGGGGCAACATCATCTTCGAGAACCAGACCTATTTCCAGGCGGCGCCCTGGCTGGTGTTCTTCCCCGGCGCGATCATCCTCGTCGTCGCGCTCGCCTTCAACCTCGTCGGCGACGCGCTGCGCGACGTGCTCGACCCGACCGAGCGGGGGCGCGACTGA
- a CDS encoding transcriptional antiterminator, whose amino-acid sequence MSRRPRIPNLGGRRAVVLHRPHQTVAAILRQLAAIGLEVEECWPDLRASAMAADFIFFDADLGFDAQFPWAPGEAPMPLVALIGSEAPGRIEWALSHRADAQLLKPVGHAGVYSALLIARQGFDARQTLAREVAMLRERVGERQSVVKAVVALSSAGIGEEQAFAQLRTLATGWQVTIEEAARRINALKQEAGTTGDSRHGGRS is encoded by the coding sequence ATGAGCCGCCGTCCCCGCATCCCCAATCTCGGCGGCCGCCGTGCCGTCGTCCTGCACCGGCCGCACCAGACGGTGGCGGCGATCCTGCGCCAGCTGGCGGCCATCGGCCTCGAGGTCGAGGAATGCTGGCCGGATCTGCGGGCGTCCGCGATGGCTGCCGACTTCATCTTCTTTGATGCCGATCTCGGCTTCGACGCGCAGTTCCCCTGGGCTCCCGGCGAGGCGCCGATGCCGCTCGTGGCACTGATCGGCTCGGAAGCGCCGGGCCGGATCGAATGGGCACTGTCGCACCGCGCGGATGCGCAACTTCTGAAGCCGGTCGGGCATGCCGGCGTCTATTCGGCGCTTCTCATCGCCCGCCAGGGCTTTGACGCCCGGCAGACGCTGGCGCGCGAGGTCGCGATGCTGCGCGAGCGGGTCGGCGAGCGTCAGAGCGTCGTCAAGGCGGTGGTGGCGCTGTCCTCCGCCGGTATCGGCGAGGAGCAGGCCTTTGCTCAGTTGCGCACGCTCGCCACGGGCTGGCAGGTGACGATCGAGGAGGCGGCGCGTCGCATCAATGCGCTGAAGCAGGAAGCCGGGACGACCGGCGATAGCCGGCACGGAGGTCGCTCGTGA
- a CDS encoding transporter substrate-binding protein has translation MLRKRIELGLLFSRSGNYSLLGEACRHGAMMAVESVNADPKASVTFVPVERDPEGRIDAYAPLCEDILKRSGARHVVGCITSWSRKEVIPVLEKCGGMLWYPAPYEGFEASEHVVYSHACPNQHLVPLIAHVIPRFGRDAFLVGSNYIWGWEMNRVARDLVADAGGEVRGERYLPMGDTDVARLIDEIRATVPNFILNNLIGPSSYAFFKAYAALGASDSRFLPERRPIVSCNLTEPELPALEGSGEGHLSIGPFFHDAQSAQSGPTSSFMAAAHSAVTVLAETITRTGSDAPQATAGVFGGHIFTTALGRIAIDRQTQHSSLPVKLGRIRGVGFEVLESSPLVAPDPYLSRYDPHTLFARPGLRVVQ, from the coding sequence TTGCTTCGCAAGCGCATTGAACTCGGGCTGCTTTTCTCGCGCTCCGGCAACTACTCGCTCTTGGGCGAGGCCTGCCGCCACGGGGCGATGATGGCGGTCGAGTCGGTCAACGCCGATCCGAAGGCGTCCGTGACCTTCGTCCCGGTCGAGCGCGACCCCGAGGGGCGCATCGATGCCTATGCGCCGCTCTGCGAGGACATCCTCAAGCGTTCCGGCGCGCGGCATGTCGTCGGCTGCATCACCTCCTGGAGCCGCAAGGAAGTCATCCCGGTGCTGGAGAAATGCGGCGGCATGCTCTGGTATCCGGCGCCCTATGAGGGGTTCGAGGCAAGCGAGCACGTCGTCTACAGCCATGCCTGTCCGAATCAGCATCTCGTGCCGCTGATCGCCCATGTCATCCCGCGTTTCGGCCGCGACGCCTTCCTGGTCGGCTCCAACTATATCTGGGGCTGGGAGATGAACCGCGTCGCCCGCGACCTCGTGGCAGACGCCGGCGGCGAAGTGCGTGGCGAGCGCTACCTGCCGATGGGCGATACCGATGTCGCCAGGCTCATCGACGAGATCCGCGCTACGGTGCCGAACTTCATCCTCAACAACCTGATCGGTCCCTCGTCCTACGCCTTCTTCAAGGCCTATGCCGCGCTCGGCGCCTCGGATTCGCGCTTCCTGCCGGAGCGCCGGCCGATCGTCAGCTGCAACCTCACCGAGCCCGAATTGCCGGCTCTGGAAGGCAGCGGCGAGGGGCACCTGTCGATCGGGCCGTTCTTCCATGATGCCCAGTCCGCGCAGTCCGGCCCCACTTCGTCTTTCATGGCCGCCGCCCATTCAGCCGTCACGGTCCTCGCAGAGACCATCACCCGCACAGGCAGCGACGCGCCGCAGGCGACGGCCGGCGTGTTCGGAGGCCACATCTTCACCACCGCTCTCGGCCGGATCGCCATCGACCGCCAGACCCAGCATTCCAGCCTCCCGGTCAAGCTCGGCCGGATCCGCGGCGTGGGGTTCGAAGTCCTGGAATCCAGCCCGCTGGTTGCACCCGATCCCTATCTCTCGCGCTACGATCCGCACACGCTGTTCGCACGGCCCGGCCTGAGGGTGGTGCAATGA
- a CDS encoding TadE/TadG family type IV pilus assembly protein yields MPHSLSFNFSTAPLRYALERLTVATKRLHSFARSRTGNLPLMMALLLVPMTVAAGGAVDFIQHEKLRTELQDALDRGVLAAAALSQTQTAQQTVTNYLASAIPGRNVALQVTEDRTINSRKVTATASLSYNTAFLQLAGLSTLTVPASAAAQETRQKVELSLVLDISGSMYDNGGMVQLKPAAKSFVDTILKAEVRPVTSVSIIPFAGQVNLGQGVFDYLAAGSSAAGQSSYVRRHTYSSCFEMLGTDFGAGVPDFPTRDQVPHFTYYNYNAKGKKPWWCPTDDASVAYLSNDPVYLKGRIDALEPFDGTGTAYGMKWATLLLDPAMRPAISGIAAKKLAPIPAEFVGRPAAFGDIETLKFIVLMTDGQIGFQPRPASLATNAVTNKNISASADHREIFAGQVSNQYKQICDYAKSKGVTVFTIAFKISDNNVAKNLAACASNASYAYRVDGLDITNAFQSIATAIQKIKLIG; encoded by the coding sequence TTGCCCCATTCACTGAGCTTTAATTTTTCTACTGCACCCTTGCGATACGCTTTGGAGAGGTTGACGGTGGCAACAAAACGCTTGCACAGCTTCGCGAGGTCTCGCACGGGAAACCTGCCGTTGATGATGGCCCTGCTCCTCGTCCCGATGACGGTGGCGGCCGGCGGCGCGGTCGACTTCATCCAACACGAAAAGCTTCGGACCGAGCTGCAGGACGCCCTCGACCGCGGCGTTCTGGCCGCAGCAGCCCTGTCGCAGACACAGACCGCCCAACAGACGGTGACCAACTATCTCGCCTCGGCAATCCCCGGTCGGAATGTGGCGCTTCAAGTCACGGAAGACCGGACGATCAATTCCCGCAAGGTGACCGCGACAGCCAGCCTTTCCTACAACACAGCCTTCCTGCAACTGGCCGGCCTCAGCACGCTGACCGTTCCGGCTTCGGCCGCGGCGCAGGAAACGCGCCAGAAAGTCGAACTGTCGCTGGTTCTCGATATCTCCGGCTCGATGTACGACAATGGCGGCATGGTCCAGCTAAAGCCGGCGGCCAAGAGCTTCGTCGACACGATCCTCAAGGCCGAGGTTCGCCCGGTCACCTCCGTCAGCATCATCCCCTTCGCCGGACAGGTAAACCTTGGCCAGGGTGTCTTCGACTACCTTGCGGCCGGCTCCAGCGCGGCCGGTCAATCCAGCTATGTCAGGCGCCACACCTACAGCTCCTGCTTCGAAATGCTCGGAACCGACTTCGGCGCCGGCGTACCGGACTTCCCCACACGCGATCAGGTGCCGCATTTCACCTACTACAACTACAACGCAAAGGGTAAGAAGCCGTGGTGGTGCCCGACGGACGACGCCTCCGTTGCCTATCTTTCCAATGACCCGGTCTATCTGAAGGGCCGGATCGACGCTCTTGAGCCCTTCGACGGCACGGGCACGGCCTACGGGATGAAATGGGCCACGCTGCTTCTCGACCCCGCCATGCGTCCGGCCATCAGCGGCATTGCAGCCAAGAAACTGGCACCCATCCCCGCGGAATTCGTCGGCCGCCCTGCCGCCTTCGGGGACATCGAGACGCTCAAGTTCATCGTTCTGATGACCGACGGCCAGATCGGCTTCCAGCCACGTCCCGCCAGCCTGGCTACCAACGCCGTGACGAACAAGAACATCAGCGCATCCGCCGATCATCGCGAGATCTTCGCCGGCCAGGTCAGCAATCAGTACAAGCAGATCTGCGACTACGCCAAGTCGAAGGGCGTCACCGTCTTCACCATCGCCTTCAAGATCAGCGACAACAATGTCGCCAAGAATCTTGCCGCCTGCGCCAGCAACGCGTCTTACGCCTATCGCGTCGACGGACTGGATATCACCAACGCGTTTCAGTCGATTGCGACGGCCATCCAGAAGATCAAGTTGATCGGGTGA